Proteins co-encoded in one Cytobacillus sp. NJ13 genomic window:
- a CDS encoding DUF5667 domain-containing protein, whose translation MKFLSSKEMNKMAKSTLALVIAGTFTFSAATVFASENKEDAEFETVEIKNDPSAEATAESNKDAAESIENAKEKLDEIESESPSLLPGSFFYFAKLALEKVKLALTFDDIKDAKLLAGYAAERMAEAEALFAEGKEEEALEAIETALEQMENAETIVDEANEDSEKSKSSDEDNGNLDESAEEDAPAEDAADSEASSDNDTADKETDDEVKEILAQNIIALQANLAKFSERFDENHPAVLAMQKNIAKFTEKWSEQLTDEKEYTGIDQAGQSAETAPAPIKSEEAEAAEDPAKVIDESASEEKTVLPENPVKVSKEAKDAAKAEKKKAHEEAKAIEAQKRAEAKAAREAAKQAEKEAREAARKAAKEQQAKIVQEKQAEAKSHAGKGKEKAEEAKGQGKENKGN comes from the coding sequence TTGAAATTTTTATCCAGTAAAGAAATGAATAAAATGGCAAAAAGCACACTTGCACTGGTGATTGCAGGAACATTCACATTTTCAGCCGCGACAGTCTTTGCAAGTGAGAACAAGGAAGATGCAGAATTTGAAACAGTTGAAATAAAAAATGATCCATCAGCGGAAGCAACAGCTGAATCAAATAAAGATGCAGCAGAATCCATTGAAAATGCTAAAGAAAAGCTTGATGAAATTGAATCAGAATCCCCATCACTATTGCCTGGAAGCTTCTTTTACTTTGCAAAGCTTGCATTGGAAAAAGTGAAGCTTGCTCTAACTTTTGATGACATTAAAGATGCAAAATTGCTTGCCGGTTACGCTGCAGAGCGTATGGCTGAAGCAGAAGCACTTTTTGCTGAAGGAAAGGAAGAAGAAGCTTTAGAAGCAATAGAAACAGCACTGGAACAGATGGAAAACGCTGAAACCATCGTCGATGAAGCGAATGAAGACTCAGAAAAATCAAAATCAAGTGATGAGGACAACGGTAATCTAGACGAATCAGCTGAAGAGGATGCTCCTGCTGAAGACGCTGCAGACAGTGAAGCTTCTTCTGATAATGACACGGCAGACAAGGAAACTGACGATGAAGTAAAAGAAATCCTTGCACAGAATATCATTGCCCTCCAGGCAAATCTTGCAAAGTTTTCAGAAAGATTCGATGAGAACCATCCTGCTGTTTTAGCGATGCAAAAGAACATTGCTAAGTTCACTGAAAAATGGTCTGAACAATTGACAGATGAAAAAGAATATACTGGAATTGACCAGGCAGGGCAATCTGCAGAAACGGCGCCTGCACCGATTAAATCTGAAGAAGCTGAAGCAGCAGAAGATCCGGCGAAAGTGATTGATGAATCAGCTTCTGAAGAGAAAACTGTGTTACCTGAAAATCCCGTTAAGGTATCTAAAGAAGCAAAAGATGCGGCTAAAGCTGAGAAGAAAAAAGCTCATGAAGAGGCAAAAGCTATAGAGGCCCAAAAGAGAGCGGAAGCAAAGGCCGCACGCGAAGCAGCTAAACAAGCTGAAAAAGAAGCACGTGAGGCAGCTAGGAAAGCAGCAAAAGAACAGCAGGCAAAGATAGTTCAAGAAAAGCAGGCAGAGGCAAAGAGCCATGCCGGCAAAGGAAAAGAGAAAGCTGAAGAAGCAAAAGGTCAAGGCAAAGAGAATAAAGGCAACTAA
- a CDS encoding efflux RND transporter permease subunit, with protein MRISDFSIKRPIFTLVTMFLVLILGVVSLLNIPLKLIPDLNPPVGVIVTSYPGASPDEVVEKVTKPLEENLATLPGIKTLTSTSQESANFILMQFSWTTDIDEIQSDVIQRLDQTQLPDEADKPRFMKFDPAQFPIIQLSLSADEEPEALRRLAEQLNLELTKVEGVASVNLSGTAIKEVRVELDQEKLRDFKLSQADVVDVIESNNISMPGDPVLTEGKELTTRIISSIDSLDTLKKLTVTVDPATGDKVSLEDISEVQLASQDDRTITRTNQSPSVLLSVLQQSDANTAEVSNQFIQKLDDLLEKEQYENIESEILFDQGDYINLAIGNISNSLILGGAFAMIVLFFFLKNVKSPLIIGISIPYSVIFTFVLMYFSDFTLNIMTLGGLALGIGMLVDNSIVVIENIYRHLSMGKDSKTAASEGAKEVGGAITASTLTTVAVFLPVVFITGIIGELFKEFALTISFSLFASLAVALTVVPMLASRLLKSPKTNIETKRQESGLMRSLEKSIKWSLRNRAVVIAITMLLLAVGSFGMTTVGTQFLPNADEGFFTVRMELENGTALTETEKVISALEEELKDEEEVDTYVSLIGTTQEGSFRGSKNANIAELYIKMKGLDQRERSTFEFADDIKKDLENAASKVNETAELSFNMQSSSGTAPNTLTFSVKDTDPNRLTENVDKIYNALKDLDDVTELSTDLMDTVEEIQITVDREKALEQGLAPAQVAMAVNDATRGNRATQMIDEESNIYGVFVEYDREVTQDIDNLKKLLIKKPDGNYAALSDVTNIERGEGPVNIQRINQQDAVQFTLKYKSSTNMGAMSKEVDKEIADLDLPDETEIVFSGDRELLESSIDDLILAFVLAIILIYLVMAAQFESLKYPLVIMFTVPLMVIGVAVALTATQTPISLTVIIGIIVLAGIVVNNAIVIVDYINQKKENGLKTYDAIIISVKDRARPIFMTALTTILGLVPLALGIGEGTEINQPMGIALIGGLISSTFLTLFVIPVVYSFFDRDTRRLNKMYATPDGHLVPAYLLEERVDKDWDHNKDAEDKNQLQTSETRFYSRDDMAAMLEELLNIVKEDNKEKNEHNKDENT; from the coding sequence GTGAGAATAAGTGATTTTTCAATCAAAAGGCCAATCTTTACATTGGTTACGATGTTCTTAGTGCTTATTTTAGGGGTTGTCTCCCTCTTGAATATTCCATTAAAACTCATACCCGATCTGAATCCTCCTGTAGGAGTAATAGTAACTTCATATCCAGGAGCAAGTCCCGATGAAGTTGTGGAAAAAGTAACAAAGCCGCTCGAGGAAAATCTGGCAACATTGCCGGGGATTAAAACCCTAACTTCTACCTCGCAAGAGAGCGCAAACTTCATTCTGATGCAATTTTCCTGGACTACAGATATAGATGAAATACAAAGTGATGTTATTCAAAGGCTGGACCAGACACAGCTTCCTGATGAAGCTGATAAACCTCGCTTTATGAAGTTTGATCCTGCCCAGTTTCCTATCATACAATTATCCCTCAGTGCAGATGAGGAGCCTGAAGCATTAAGAAGGCTTGCAGAACAATTGAATCTGGAGCTGACCAAAGTTGAAGGAGTGGCAAGCGTAAATCTCTCCGGAACAGCCATTAAGGAAGTAAGGGTGGAACTTGATCAGGAAAAACTAAGAGATTTCAAACTAAGCCAGGCTGATGTTGTGGATGTAATTGAATCCAATAATATTTCAATGCCAGGTGATCCTGTTTTGACTGAGGGAAAAGAGCTGACAACCAGGATCATTAGTTCCATTGATTCCCTTGATACGCTGAAAAAACTTACCGTAACAGTTGACCCCGCAACCGGCGATAAAGTAAGCCTTGAAGATATCTCAGAGGTTCAGCTGGCCAGCCAGGATGATCGCACCATCACGCGTACAAACCAGTCTCCATCTGTCTTACTGAGTGTCCTGCAGCAATCAGACGCTAATACGGCAGAAGTTTCAAATCAGTTCATACAAAAATTGGATGATCTTCTGGAGAAAGAACAATATGAAAATATTGAATCAGAAATTCTTTTTGACCAGGGGGATTACATAAACCTTGCAATAGGGAATATCTCCAATTCGCTGATTCTTGGCGGTGCTTTTGCCATGATTGTGCTGTTTTTCTTTTTGAAAAATGTTAAAAGTCCGCTTATTATTGGCATCTCTATCCCTTATTCTGTTATTTTTACCTTTGTTTTAATGTATTTTTCAGATTTCACCTTAAATATTATGACACTCGGCGGATTGGCGCTTGGAATTGGGATGCTGGTGGATAATTCCATTGTAGTTATTGAAAATATTTACCGCCATTTATCAATGGGGAAAGATTCTAAAACGGCTGCCAGTGAGGGAGCAAAAGAAGTAGGCGGTGCGATTACTGCTTCAACACTTACGACTGTCGCTGTATTCCTCCCTGTAGTATTTATAACTGGAATCATCGGTGAATTGTTTAAGGAGTTTGCCCTGACCATTTCCTTTAGCCTATTTGCATCTCTAGCTGTTGCACTGACAGTTGTGCCAATGCTGGCGAGCAGGCTGCTGAAGTCTCCAAAAACAAACATTGAGACAAAAAGGCAGGAATCAGGCTTAATGCGTTCACTTGAAAAATCAATTAAATGGTCTTTGCGGAATCGCGCAGTGGTAATAGCGATTACCATGCTGTTATTGGCAGTGGGCAGCTTTGGCATGACTACAGTAGGTACACAATTTCTTCCAAATGCAGATGAAGGCTTCTTTACGGTGCGTATGGAGCTTGAAAACGGCACTGCACTTACAGAAACAGAAAAGGTTATATCTGCTTTAGAGGAAGAATTAAAGGATGAAGAAGAGGTAGATACATATGTCAGCCTCATTGGAACTACACAGGAAGGATCCTTCAGGGGCTCGAAAAATGCCAATATCGCTGAATTGTATATCAAAATGAAAGGGCTTGATCAGCGTGAAAGATCAACATTTGAATTTGCCGATGATATCAAAAAGGATCTGGAAAATGCTGCATCAAAGGTTAATGAAACTGCCGAACTCTCATTTAACATGCAATCCTCATCCGGTACAGCTCCGAATACACTGACTTTCAGTGTAAAGGATACAGATCCAAATCGCTTAACGGAAAATGTAGATAAAATCTATAATGCATTGAAGGACTTAGATGATGTAACAGAATTATCGACTGACCTTATGGATACAGTTGAAGAAATTCAAATTACTGTGGACCGTGAAAAGGCACTTGAGCAAGGCCTGGCTCCTGCCCAGGTAGCCATGGCAGTAAATGATGCAACTCGCGGCAATCGGGCAACACAAATGATAGATGAAGAATCGAATATATATGGTGTTTTTGTTGAGTACGATCGTGAAGTCACACAGGATATAGATAATTTAAAAAAATTGCTTATAAAAAAGCCTGATGGAAATTATGCTGCTCTAAGTGACGTAACTAATATAGAACGCGGAGAAGGACCGGTTAATATTCAGCGCATCAATCAGCAGGATGCTGTCCAATTTACATTAAAGTACAAGTCTTCAACAAACATGGGTGCCATGTCAAAAGAAGTGGATAAAGAAATTGCTGATCTGGATTTGCCGGATGAAACGGAGATCGTTTTTAGCGGTGACAGGGAGTTGCTGGAATCATCCATTGATGACCTGATTCTGGCCTTTGTTCTGGCGATCATCTTAATATATCTTGTCATGGCAGCTCAATTTGAGTCGCTGAAGTATCCGTTAGTTATCATGTTTACTGTGCCGCTCATGGTGATAGGGGTGGCAGTTGCTCTTACAGCAACCCAAACACCTATTAGCTTAACAGTAATTATCGGGATTATTGTGCTAGCAGGAATTGTAGTTAATAATGCAATAGTCATTGTCGATTATATAAACCAAAAGAAAGAAAATGGTCTTAAGACCTACGATGCCATAATCATTTCCGTTAAGGACCGTGCAAGGCCAATATTCATGACAGCTTTAACAACTATACTTGGGTTAGTTCCTCTTGCCCTTGGTATAGGAGAAGGAACTGAAATTAACCAGCCTATGGGAATTGCCCTGATAGGCGGGCTGATCAGCAGTACGTTCCTGACACTATTTGTGATACCTGTTGTATATAGTTTCTTTGACAGGGATACAAGGCGGTTAAATAAAATGTATGCAACACCGGATGGGCATTTAGTGCCAGCTTACCTGCTTGAAGAAAGAGTGGATAAAGACTGGGATCACAATAAAGATGCAGAAGACAAAAATCAGCTTCAAACCTCTGAAACCAGATTCTACAGCAGAGATGATATGGCAGCCATGCTGGAAGAGTTGTTAAATATTGTAAAAGAAGATAACAAGGAAAAAAATGAACACAACAAGGATGAAAATACCTAA
- the nhaC gene encoding Na+/H+ antiporter NhaC, with translation MHQEHAALNLKPLEALIVTLIILGGISYSIILAGAVPHIPVVFAIMGLIAYGLIKKVSITQLEKGLIEGAQSGLGAIFIFFLIGMLISSWMASGTIPTFIYMALEAVNGKFFYAIVFVVASVIGMSIGSSLTTAATLGVAFMGVSSALGLSDAITAGAVISGAFFGDKMSPLSDTTNLASSTVKVDLFEHIKTMAWTTIPSFIISLAIFAVLSPGEAASDFSKIAQLKKTLLDEGLVHWYSLIPFAILTIMAIKRVSAIITLSAGILSALIIAIFVQNSFGFEKVMSLLYSGYASKSGSEEVDALLSRGGMESMMFSISLVLLALSMGGLFLKLGILPALLEGIKGVLNRVSALVAAAAGTAIGINFLLGEQYLSILLTGNAFREPFEKAGLHPKNLSRILEDAGTVVNPLVPWSVCGVFLTGVLGVETAAYLPFAFFCILSPVITLIYGFTGIKIEKIEKKAAV, from the coding sequence ATGCATCAGGAACATGCAGCATTGAATTTGAAGCCGCTGGAGGCGCTTATTGTAACTTTAATAATCCTTGGCGGGATTAGTTATTCTATTATTTTGGCAGGGGCAGTGCCCCATATTCCCGTTGTTTTCGCGATAATGGGGTTAATTGCTTATGGTTTAATAAAAAAAGTATCCATTACACAGCTGGAAAAGGGGCTGATTGAAGGTGCCCAGTCCGGATTAGGGGCGATTTTCATTTTCTTTTTAATCGGCATGCTGATAAGCAGCTGGATGGCAAGCGGAACCATTCCTACATTTATTTATATGGCTTTAGAAGCTGTTAATGGAAAGTTCTTTTATGCCATTGTGTTTGTGGTAGCATCTGTGATTGGCATGAGCATTGGAAGCTCGCTTACGACGGCTGCAACATTAGGCGTGGCCTTTATGGGAGTCAGCTCTGCTTTGGGTCTATCGGATGCGATTACTGCAGGTGCAGTTATATCCGGCGCATTTTTTGGAGATAAAATGTCTCCGTTGTCCGATACAACTAACCTGGCATCATCTACAGTTAAGGTGGATTTATTTGAGCATATTAAAACTATGGCATGGACAACGATTCCTTCGTTTATCATTTCTTTGGCAATCTTTGCTGTGCTGTCACCAGGCGAGGCAGCGTCTGATTTTTCAAAGATTGCCCAGCTGAAAAAAACTCTGCTGGATGAGGGGCTGGTACATTGGTACTCCCTAATTCCATTTGCCATTTTGACTATTATGGCCATTAAAAGAGTATCAGCTATCATCACGCTGTCTGCCGGAATTTTATCGGCATTAATCATAGCCATTTTTGTTCAAAACAGTTTCGGTTTCGAAAAAGTGATGTCATTGCTGTATTCGGGATATGCCTCAAAAAGTGGCTCAGAGGAAGTTGATGCCCTATTATCAAGAGGCGGCATGGAAAGCATGATGTTTTCTATTTCTCTGGTATTGCTTGCACTTTCTATGGGGGGGTTATTCTTAAAGCTTGGCATTCTTCCAGCTTTGCTTGAAGGCATTAAAGGAGTATTGAATCGCGTGTCCGCACTGGTGGCGGCAGCAGCAGGAACAGCAATCGGGATTAACTTCCTGCTTGGTGAACAGTATCTGTCGATTCTCTTAACTGGGAATGCTTTCAGGGAGCCTTTTGAAAAAGCCGGGCTGCACCCGAAGAATCTTTCCAGGATTCTTGAGGATGCCGGCACCGTGGTAAACCCTTTAGTCCCGTGGAGTGTTTGCGGAGTTTTTCTAACAGGTGTACTAGGGGTGGAAACAGCAGCTTACCTGCCGTTTGCGTTCTTCTGTATACTAAGTCCGGTTATTACTCTTATCTATGGATTCACTGGTATAAAAATCGAAAAAATTGAGAAAAAAGCAGCTGTGTAA
- a CDS encoding peptide chain release factor 3, protein MSKNFKEEVLARRTFAIISHPDAGKTTLTEKLLLFGGAIRDAGTVKGKKTGKYATSDWMEIEKQRGISVTSSVMQFEYDGARVNILDTPGHQDFSEDTYRTLTAVDSAVMIIDSAKGIEEQTLKLFKVCRMRGIPIFTFMNKLDRQGKAPLELLAELEEVMGIESYPMNWPIGMGKEFLGIYDRFNNRIEQFRVEEEDRFISLNEEGEIEGNHSIKDTGLYDQTLEEIMLLNEAGNEFSRERIEKGELTPVFFGSALTNFGVQTFLESYLQFAPPPQPRNSTAGEIDPLSEEFSGFIFKIQANMNPAHRDRIAFLRICSGQFERGMAVNIPRIGKSIKLAQSTQFMADDRSTVDSAVSGDIIGIYDPGTYQIGDTLTAGKNNFQYERLPQFTPELFVKVTAKNVMKQKHFHKGIQQLVQEGAIQLFKTVKMEEYLLGAVGQLQFEVFEHRMKNEYNTEVYMERQGSKIARWVEGDEVNENLSSGRSLLVKDRYDKNVFLFENDFALRWFQEKNPDVKLYNPMDSE, encoded by the coding sequence ATGTCCAAAAATTTTAAAGAAGAAGTTTTAGCCCGACGCACCTTTGCAATCATTTCCCACCCGGATGCCGGTAAAACGACGCTGACTGAAAAACTCCTGTTATTCGGGGGTGCCATTCGTGACGCGGGTACAGTTAAAGGGAAGAAGACAGGCAAGTATGCGACAAGCGACTGGATGGAAATTGAAAAGCAGCGCGGAATTTCTGTTACCTCCAGTGTGATGCAGTTTGAATATGATGGTGCGCGCGTTAATATTCTAGATACTCCTGGGCACCAGGATTTCAGTGAAGACACGTATCGTACGCTGACAGCCGTTGATAGTGCTGTTATGATCATTGACTCAGCGAAAGGCATCGAGGAGCAGACACTTAAATTATTCAAGGTCTGCCGCATGAGAGGAATTCCGATTTTCACTTTTATGAATAAGCTTGATCGCCAGGGGAAGGCACCGCTTGAGCTCCTTGCAGAATTAGAAGAGGTCATGGGAATTGAATCATATCCAATGAACTGGCCAATCGGGATGGGAAAAGAATTCCTCGGAATTTATGATCGGTTTAATAATCGAATTGAGCAATTCAGAGTAGAAGAAGAGGACCGCTTTATTTCCCTGAATGAGGAGGGCGAAATAGAGGGAAACCACTCCATTAAGGATACTGGGCTATATGATCAGACTCTTGAAGAAATTATGCTGTTAAATGAAGCGGGCAATGAGTTTTCAAGAGAGAGAATTGAAAAAGGTGAATTGACTCCTGTGTTTTTTGGAAGCGCGCTGACCAACTTTGGCGTACAGACATTTCTCGAGTCATATCTCCAATTTGCACCGCCGCCGCAGCCGAGGAATTCTACAGCAGGGGAGATTGATCCGCTGTCAGAAGAATTTTCTGGCTTCATATTTAAAATCCAGGCAAATATGAATCCTGCTCATCGCGACCGGATAGCATTTTTAAGAATTTGTTCTGGCCAATTTGAACGTGGCATGGCTGTGAATATACCAAGAATCGGCAAGTCCATCAAGCTTGCGCAGTCCACACAATTCATGGCTGATGACAGAAGTACAGTCGATTCTGCAGTAAGCGGGGATATCATCGGAATTTATGACCCGGGAACTTACCAGATTGGCGATACATTAACCGCTGGTAAAAATAATTTCCAATATGAACGTCTTCCTCAATTTACACCTGAGCTATTTGTAAAAGTAACTGCCAAAAATGTCATGAAGCAAAAACATTTTCATAAGGGCATCCAGCAGCTGGTGCAGGAAGGAGCCATTCAGCTGTTTAAAACTGTAAAAATGGAAGAATACCTTCTCGGTGCGGTAGGACAGCTGCAATTTGAAGTTTTTGAACACCGCATGAAAAATGAATATAACACAGAAGTTTATATGGAAAGACAAGGCTCAAAAATTGCCCGCTGGGTAGAAGGCGATGAGGTCAACGAAAATCTTTCCAGTGGGAGAAGTCTCCTGGTTAAAGACCGTTACGACAAAAACGTTTTTCTATTTGAAAATGACTTTGCACTCCGATGGTTCCAGGAAAAAAATCCGGATGTAAAACTATATAATCCGATGGACTCAGAATAA
- a CDS encoding metal-dependent hydrolase, which produces MDTITHTLFGLSLYGAVDKRDMDKNSKRAYLLTAVGASQIPDIDVVSRLWDTEGLYQMWHRGITHSVFLTPVWALLFFLLSFLLFKVKDKKLFLLGWLAVFIHNTSDLFNAWGTGYLEPFSNMRITFGTIPIVDLVIWIIMGTAYIFSRRNKLKSPYYFKMAWAFLLLHVIIQSTQGFIIYKQFNDQYDQVALSADFIPWTFSVITKKDDEITIFNDNLFKKEETQYVLQSRETADLDKLFSQRPEAKTLYEWSPFVVLVDDDERLGLYDPRFYRNGQSFLFEYIEKNTER; this is translated from the coding sequence ATGGACACAATTACTCATACATTATTCGGCTTGAGCCTTTACGGTGCAGTCGATAAACGAGATATGGATAAGAACTCCAAGAGGGCGTATTTACTTACCGCTGTCGGGGCTAGCCAAATTCCGGATATTGATGTCGTCTCCCGCTTATGGGATACAGAAGGACTTTATCAGATGTGGCACAGAGGCATTACCCATTCAGTTTTCCTTACTCCGGTCTGGGCTCTGCTGTTTTTTCTGCTGTCCTTCCTGCTCTTCAAAGTTAAGGATAAGAAGCTTTTTCTGCTGGGTTGGCTTGCAGTTTTCATACATAATACAAGCGATTTATTCAATGCATGGGGAACAGGATACTTGGAACCATTTTCAAATATGAGGATTACCTTTGGCACGATTCCTATTGTTGATTTAGTGATTTGGATCATCATGGGAACTGCTTATATTTTTTCAAGAAGAAACAAACTGAAATCACCCTACTACTTCAAAATGGCATGGGCCTTTTTGCTTCTTCATGTTATAATCCAAAGCACACAGGGATTTATTATTTATAAGCAGTTTAATGATCAATATGATCAAGTTGCCCTGTCGGCAGACTTTATTCCATGGACCTTTTCTGTCATTACCAAAAAAGATGATGAAATTACCATCTTTAATGATAACCTTTTTAAGAAAGAGGAAACCCAATATGTGCTTCAATCCAGAGAAACTGCTGATTTGGATAAATTGTTTTCTCAGCGTCCTGAAGCTAAAACCCTATATGAATGGTCCCCATTTGTCGTTCTGGTTGATGATGATGAAAGGCTTGGCCTCTATGACCCCCGCTTTTACAGAAACGGTCAGTCTTTTTTGTTTGAATATATTGAGAAAAATACAGAAAGATGA
- the treC gene encoding alpha,alpha-phosphotrehalase: MKQPWWKKSVVYQIYPKSFNDTTGNGVGDIPGIIAKLDYLKELGVDVVWLTPIYKSPQRDNGYDISDYFSIHEEYGTLADFDKLLEEAHSRDIKIIMDIVVNHTSTEHQWFQEAKKSKNNPYRDFYIWKDPKDDGSEPTNWESKFGGNAWQYDDATGQYYLHLFDVTQADLNWENEELRQKVYDMMEFWFEKGVDGFRLDVINLISKDQEFPDDDGSVPPGDGRKFYTDGPRIHELLHEMNENVFSKYDSMTVGEMSSTSIDHCIKYSKPEREELSMTFNFHHLKVDYPNGEKWALAEFDFGALKQILSRWQAEMHKGGGWNALFWCNHDQPRVVSRYGDDRKYHRESAKMLATVIHMMQGTPYIYQGEEFGMTNPGFESIEDYRDVESLNVYNILKEKGMLEEEIINILKSKSRDNSRTPVQWDGSENAGFTDGTPWINVASNYSEINAERALKDGNSIFYHYKKLIQLRKQYDIITYGDYELISEDHPDVFAYVRNGDNEKLLVVNNFYGKETSFIIPEHVQADEYKDEILLSNYNQSHSAAQTINLRPYESVIYYLKK; this comes from the coding sequence ATGAAACAACCATGGTGGAAAAAATCAGTCGTATATCAAATTTATCCAAAAAGTTTTAACGATACGACAGGAAATGGGGTTGGAGACATCCCTGGAATTATTGCCAAGCTTGATTATTTAAAAGAATTAGGTGTGGATGTCGTCTGGCTGACGCCAATCTATAAATCTCCGCAGCGCGACAACGGATATGACATTAGTGACTATTTCAGCATTCACGAAGAATACGGAACTTTAGCTGACTTTGATAAGCTTCTTGAAGAGGCTCATAGCCGGGACATAAAAATCATTATGGATATTGTAGTAAACCATACTTCCACTGAACATCAATGGTTCCAGGAAGCAAAAAAATCAAAAAACAATCCATACCGTGATTTTTATATCTGGAAAGATCCTAAGGACGATGGAAGCGAACCGACAAACTGGGAATCTAAATTCGGCGGGAATGCATGGCAGTATGATGATGCAACAGGCCAATACTATCTCCATCTTTTTGATGTCACACAGGCGGATCTAAATTGGGAAAATGAAGAACTTCGCCAAAAAGTGTATGACATGATGGAATTCTGGTTTGAAAAAGGTGTAGATGGCTTCAGACTTGATGTAATCAATCTGATTTCTAAAGACCAGGAGTTTCCCGATGATGACGGGTCTGTGCCTCCTGGCGACGGCAGAAAATTCTATACAGACGGACCTCGTATACACGAATTATTACATGAAATGAATGAAAATGTATTTTCGAAATACGATAGTATGACAGTTGGCGAAATGTCCTCCACATCCATTGATCATTGTATAAAGTATTCCAAGCCTGAGAGGGAAGAGTTGAGCATGACTTTCAACTTTCATCACTTGAAAGTGGATTACCCTAATGGGGAGAAATGGGCACTCGCTGAATTTGATTTTGGCGCATTAAAGCAGATTTTATCCAGGTGGCAGGCTGAAATGCACAAGGGCGGAGGCTGGAATGCTTTATTCTGGTGCAATCATGATCAGCCTCGAGTTGTGTCAAGATATGGTGATGACAGAAAATATCATCGCGAATCTGCTAAAATGCTGGCGACAGTCATTCATATGATGCAGGGGACCCCTTATATTTATCAGGGTGAAGAGTTTGGCATGACAAACCCGGGCTTTGAAAGCATTGAAGACTACAGAGATGTAGAATCACTGAACGTTTATAATATCCTTAAGGAAAAGGGAATGCTTGAAGAAGAAATTATAAATATTCTCAAAAGCAAATCACGCGACAATTCCCGGACGCCAGTTCAGTGGGATGGATCTGAAAATGCCGGTTTCACAGATGGAACGCCATGGATTAATGTTGCATCAAATTACAGTGAAATAAATGCCGAAAGAGCTCTGAAGGACGGGAATTCTATTTTTTATCATTATAAAAAGCTGATCCAGCTTCGCAAGCAGTATGATATTATCACGTATGGAGACTATGAACTGATTTCTGAGGATCATCCTGATGTGTTTGCTTATGTTCGAAATGGTGATAATGAAAAGCTTCTGGTCGTGAATAATTTCTATGGGAAAGAAACATCATTTATCATTCCTGAACATGTTCAAGCAGATGAATATAAAGATGAGATCTTACTGTCCAATTACAATCAGTCACATTCGGCAGCACAGACCATAAATTTAAGGCCATATGAATCCGTTATCTACTATTTAAAGAAATAA